One Magnetococcales bacterium genomic window, AGGGTTCTTCATCCTGGGCGAGTTTGACGAGCTTTTCCTGGAACATTTCCAGAGCTGTGACCGTCTCCTGACCCTGGAGCTGCATAAACTTGCCCATCGCCTCCTGGCAGGCCCACATATGCTGGCCCGTGGCCTCGGAGTGTGCCCGCCACTTTTCCATCACATCCGGGGAGATGATGGAAAGGTATTGCTTGAAGTGACCCATCAACGCCTCGTTCATCCCCGGGGGGAGACCAAAAGCGGAAAGGTCCGGGAAGCTGCCCATCTGGGGCATTCCCTGGGGCATTCCCTGGGGCATCATGCCCTGCCAAGCTTGCCAGGCTTGGGGAGCGGAGCTGAAGGAGTTGGTCAAAAACCCCTTGGCTGTTTCGATGTTTTTGGCCAAAAGCTCCTGCCAGGCTTCGGCACCTGTGCCACCGGAGGCCATGGCTTGAAAAGCCTTCATGGACTCTTCGGCCAGCTTTGGAAACGCCTGACCCCAAGCGAGCAGGTTGGCATGAATCGCCTGTTCCGGTGCGCCGTGGGGAATGCCGGAATTGTTTTTCCACCAGGATTGAAACATCTGGCTGAAGTCAGGCTGGGCTCCGGCGCTGGGTGGAGACCACCAACCCCAGGGATTGGGAGTCCCCATATTCCCGGCGCCGGATGGGCCGCTCATGGCGGCCATAGCCTGCTTTTGCCACTCGGTCCAGCCGTTCATCCAGTTGGTGGAAAATGGGTTGCCATCAGTCATATCGGTTCCCTCCGGAGTGACAAAGGATATAAGGGGTGGAGATAAGGATGCTCATGCCCATGAAAGCGGTTGGATCACTTTCATGGGCAGGGAGGAAGGGGGATTCCCCTTCGGCCAGACAAAGATTATTAGGGATTTTTGCCCATGCTGAGCAGGTCGTTGACGTTTTTCTCAACGAGGGAGTTCAGCTCGTCTTTGGATTCGGTCAGCACGCTCATGGTCTTGCGGGCGTGGTTGATCATCAGTTCACCCAACTCGCTGGCGAGTTCAGCCTGGGTGGAGACCGCTTGCTTGACATCCTTCACCTCACCGGTCTCTTTCATCTTTTTGACACCCGCTTCCATGCAGCTGCCAGCCACTTCCAGCTGCTGCTCGGCGAGGGTTCTCAGGGTGCGATCATTGATCTCCTGCAAACGCAGCATCGCGTCCAGAACATTCTTGGTCATCGCGGTCATCTGTTCGGGTATCTTGTTTTCCATGGCTCGTCTCCTGGCTCCTGGTAGGACTGCTTTTCGTCATGTTGCGATGCAGCATATTGCGGTGCAGCATAATGAAGCTTTTTGCGCCTGTCAATCATTTTTTTGCAAACTTTGAAACAGAGTGGTGCTGTCGGCTGCTGGTTGGGGCCGCGACAAGGCTTGGGGAATAACGTCGGAGAGGCGTGTGGAACAGAGACGGTAGCTGGTCAGCTATGACTCGTCGGAGTCGGTTTTTTTGGTAGGCGCGCCCGAAGCTATCGAGAAGAGATTGTTCTGCCATTGCTGCCAGAAGGCGATGTTGGAATCGGTGATTTTTTCCATCATCGCCAGGGGCAGACCGGCATCGGCGGGGGTGTTGAGGAGCTGCTTTTGCAGATCCACCTGCTGCTCCATGAAAAAGCCCAGGGATTTTTCCAGATAGTGGCTGACCGATGTTTGCAGGAGATCGCCATGGAGGCGGATAATGCGGGTGAGGACATCGCTGGAGAGGATGGGATCTCCCTTC contains:
- a CDS encoding phasin family protein → MENKIPEQMTAMTKNVLDAMLRLQEINDRTLRTLAEQQLEVAGSCMEAGVKKMKETGEVKDVKQAVSTQAELASELGELMINHARKTMSVLTESKDELNSLVEKNVNDLLSMGKNP
- the phaR gene encoding polyhydroxyalkanoate synthesis repressor PhaR, translating into MDDIRIIKKYPNRRLYDTAESRYVTLEGIRKLVKERIPFQVVDSRSGKEITRSVLLQIITEQEEKGDPILSSDVLTRIIRLHGDLLQTSVSHYLEKSLGFFMEQQVDLQKQLLNTPADAGLPLAMMEKITDSNIAFWQQWQNNLFSIASGAPTKKTDSDES